In Toxoplasma gondii ME49 chromosome X, whole genome shotgun sequence, a single genomic region encodes these proteins:
- a CDS encoding hypothetical protein (encoded by transcript TGME49_275390~Signal peptide predicted by SignalP 2.0 HMM (probability 0.997) with cleavage site probability 0.752 at residue 78) — translation MREKKLVEKGEKTERRRRRRRRRRRRRRRRRRRRRRRRRRRRRRRRRRRRRRRRRRRRRRRRRSQGTGLCVPKTYRHSSPEDSVCVQARQNERMQSAKASFG, via the coding sequence atgagagagaaaaaacttgtagaaaagggggaaaaaacagagagaagaagaagaagaagaagaagaagaagaagaagaagaagaagaagaagaagaagaagaagaagaagaagaagaagaagaagaagaagaagaagaagaagaagaagaagaagaagaagaagaagaagaagaagaagaagaagaagaagtcagGGGACTGGCCTATGTGTCCCGAAGACGTATCGTCATTCTTCTCCTGAGGACAGCGTTTGTGTCCAGGCGAGGCAAAACGAAAGGATGCAAAGTGCCAAGGCAAGCTTCGgatga